From Funiculus sociatus GB2-C1:
AAGACCGTTATATTCTGAGCTTCGCGGAGCAGCAGGGCGTGGATTTACCTTTTTCTTGTCGCAATGGAGCTTGTACTACCTGCGCCGTGCGCGTGCTTTCTGGGGAAATCCATCAGCCAGAGGCTATGGGGCTTTCTCCGGAACTGCGCGACAAGGGTTATGCTCTTTTGTGTGTAAGTTATCCTAGATCCGATCTGGAGGTGGAAACGCAGGATGAGGATGAAGTCTACGAACTCCAGTTTGGGCGCTATTTTGCCAAGGGCAAAGTCCGCGTCGGCTTACCTCTGGATGAAGAATAGAATCACGCAAAAGCTAAAAGAAAAAAAACTTTTCTTTTGCCTTTTACCTTTGCTTGCTTGCCTTATGTTAGCGGGTTGTCAAGCGAAAGAAACCCCGACAGGAGTAGCAGTTAAGGTGGAGCGGGTTATCAGCGGGCAAACCCTGGAGGTAGTGGACACCAGCAAGCCATCAGCGTTGATTGAGAGGGTGCGGTTGCTGGGAATTGAGGCACCGGATATGAAACAGCAGCCTTGGGGGACGGCGGCGCGAGAAAAGCTGAAGCAGCTGATTGGTGGGCAAATCGTTTTGTTAGAGTCGGAGGGATCAACCAAAGATCAGTTTGAGCGCACCTTGGCTTATGTATGGAAAGATGGGATGTTGGTGAATGAGCAGCTGGTGGTAGAAGGGTATGTGTATGTACCGCGAAGTATTAACAACAAGTACGAGCAAAGGCTAACCAATGCCCAAGAATTCGCCCGACTTATGGGAAAAGGCATTTGGAACCCGGAAAAACCCATGCGCTTGACCCCAACTGAGTTTCGTCGGCAAAATCGGTAATGGCTAATGGCTAATTGTTCAACAGCCATTGGCCATTAGCTATTACCCATTAGCCATTAGCCAAAAAACCAAACAAATGAGCAACCATACCCCTGACCAATTGCAAATTTTCTTAGATATTGCTACTGAGGCGGCGCTAGCTGGTGGTGCCGTATTGCAAGCCTACTGGGGCAATTTAGAAGCAGTTCAAGAAAAAGGACGACCAGGCGACTTGGTGACAGAAGCGGATAAAGCTGCTGAAAGGGCAATTTTGGCGGTGATTACTCGCCATTTTCCCGAACATCAAATCTTGGCAGAGGAATCTGGTCAACTGGGAGATACAACCAGTGAATATCTCTGGGCAATTGACCCGCTCGATGGTACAACAAATTATGCTCATCAGTATCCTTTTTTCTCTTCTTCCGTGGGATTACTAATTGACGGAATTCCCCAAGTTGGTGTTATTTACGATCCGTTTCATAATGAGTTGTTTCGCGCTGCTAAAGGGTTAGGATCAACTTGCAATCGTCGCCCTATTCGAGTTTCCGAGACCGACCAGTTAAGCAAGAGCCTGCTTGTCAGTGGCTTTGCCTATGACCGACGGGAGACTATTGATAATAATTACGCTGAGTTTTGTCACTTGACTCATCTTACTCAGGGCGTAAGGCGTAGCGGTTCTGCATCCATCGATCTCGCTCATGTTGCTTGTGGACGGGTGGATGGTTACTGGGAGAGGGGTCTACAACCTTGGGATATAGCAGCGGGGATAGTAATTGTGGAGGAATCTGGTGGTAAATTGACCGCCTACGATGGTAGCCCGTTAGTTATTAGTTCTGGTCGAATTTTGGCAACAAATAGTTATATTCATTCCTCACTCAGTCAAGAACTTTCGCAAGTTACTCCCTTAAGTGGATGGGAAAGTGCGGGAAATCAACTAACTCGGTAAGCAAAGTCACACATGGTTTAATAAAGGGAAGTAAACTAGAAGAATTATTTGGCTTTGATGGTGGGATAGCGGGCTATGTCATTTCGCATCGAACGTGGACTTTTTAAGTTAGATTTTATCGACCACCACGCAGTTTTAGGGGTGCCAGTGGATGCGGGGGTCAATGACATCCGCAAACGATATCTCAAAATTGCTCGTAGCTTACATCCAGATAGTTGCAAAGCGGAAAAAGCAGCCGAAAAACAGTATGCAAGCCAACTGTTGTCAAAGTTGGTAAATCCTGCCTATGAACAACTTTCTGCTGAGCGCAGTCGGGCAGAATATGTTGTGATGCTAGGGCGTATGGGTAAGCGCTTGGCTGGAGAATCGGCTAATATCCAACCCCAAAGTGAAATTGCCCAGAAATTAGCTGCTGCTGGTGGGGATTTAGACCACAGCTACAAAACTGCACTGCAAAACTTGGCACAAAAGCAGTATGAATCGCTGGGTCAAGTCAAGGAAGCGATCGCGCAAATCAGCGAACTCAATATGGTCTATCTGAGGCGCAAAGAAAGCAAAGGTGAGGGTGTTAAAGCCGGGACGCAGCCAGCCAAAGCAGCAGTAAACTCGACGCCCACGACGAACACAGCAACGACTTCCACCCCTGGAAATGCTGGTGCTGCATCTGGGAAAGCAACCGGAACTGCAACTGGAACTTCATTAGTAGATCCATTTTGCCGTCGCGCTGAAGACTTGATTAGTAAAAACCAGTTTGCTAAGGCAGAGATAGAATTGCGGGAAGCTCTAAAAATGGAGCCAAATAATAGCCGCTGTCACAGCTTATTAGGGATGGTTTATTTAAAGCAAGATCCGCCGAAGGTGACAATGGCTAAAGTGCATATCACCCAAGCTTTGAAATTAAACCCCCAAGACCCGATGGCGCAAGAGGTCAAGCAAACATTAGAGAAGCTGACGCAAAAAACTGCGGGTAGCAAGGCAACGACACCACCCAAGCCATCAGCGGGTAAACCAGCTCCAGGCAAGCCAGAGGATAAATCAGGCGGCTTTTTTGGTATGTTTGGTAAGAAAAAGTAAATTAGAGACTAGGAATTGGGAATTGGGGATTAGGGATTAGGGATTGGGAAGCCTTGAATATTCTTCGCCTAGTAAAAAGTCTCCAGTCCCCAGTCCCCAGTTCCCAGTCCCCAGTCCCTATTCCCGAATTTAACAATGGTTTATCAACCCCCATCAGGCGCGAGAGATTTACTGCCCCTCGATGTCGCACAAAAACGCTGGATTGAACATCGGTTGCAGCAGGTGTATCATCGGTGGGGCTATCACCGGATTATTACCTCAACTCTGGAACGGCTGGATACGTTGATGGCAGGTGGAGCTATCCAACGCTCGACGGTAATCCAGATACAGGATGCTGAGGAGGGAACTCTGGGACTGCGCCCAGAGTTGACGGCTTCTATTGCTCGTGCATCTGTGACGCGCATGGCTGGTGTCGCCTATCCGCAACGTCTTTACTACAACGCTAACGTGTTTCGGCGATCGCTTGGAGGAAATTACGGGCGCAGAGAGGAGTTTTACCAGGCGGGAGTAGAACTGTTGGGGTCTGGGGGCGTGTTGGCAGATGCAGAAGTGCTGCTGTTGCTGCGCGACTGCATGAATTGTCTGGGTTTGAGTCAGTGGCGCGTGGTATTGGGAGAAGCAGGTTTGACGCGATCGCTTCTTTCCCCATTTCCCGCCGAGCTGCAAGATAAAGTAAGACGCGCGATCGCTCATCTCGACCGCATCACCCTGGAAACTCTGCCTCTGTCGCCAGAATTGCGCCAAAGAGCTTTATTTCTCTTTGAACTGCGCGGACACCCAGCTGAAGTGCTACAACGAGTTTCAACCCTTGATTTAGCTGCATCTGAGCGAAATATCGTTAATAATCTCAAGTCGCTCGTTGAACTGCTTGCTGACTCAAACTTTCCCCTAACTCTGGATCTCAGCTTGATCCAAACCTTTGATTATTACACGGGCATTGTGTTTGAAATCACCAGCGACACAGACGCGCCAGCACGAATTTTGGGACAAGGCGGGCGTTACGACGAATTGCTAGGACTATATCATCCTCAGGGAAAAACTTTTCCCAGTATTGGGTTTGCGCTCAATATTGAAGATTTATACCAAGTTTTGCTTTCCCGCCCCGGAATGCCCCGCCAAACGCCTGCAAATGATTGGTTGGTCGTCCCTGAGACACCAAAAGCATACATGGCAGCTTTCGCCTATGCCCAAACTCTCAGAGATTCTACTCATCTGGTGCGGGTGGAGATGGAATTAGGAGAGCGAACTAAGGAAGATGTGCGAGAATATGCCCGTAGCCGTCGCATAAGTCACATTGCGTGGGTAAAAGCTCAGGGTGCTGCTGAAATTGAAGCGGTAAAGTAGCTTTTAAACGCTCTAGTACGCAAAGGTTAGCTCAGAGGTAGCACTGTCGCGCCGCTTCGCTAACGTAGAAAGTTTTCTCTTTTGCTAACCTTTGCGTTTTAAAAAGCTATTTTGATTAGAGGACTTTGGTAGGCTATAGACAGCAGTCTGTCCATCCTAAGAAAGAGAACACCGTGCCGCATACTATTGTTACTAATATCTGTGAAGGCGTTGCTGATTGTGTCGATGCCTGTCCAGTCGCCTGTATTCACGAAGGCCCCAGTAAGAATACTAAGGGTACTGACTGGTATTGGATTGATTTTGCCACTTGCATTGACTGCGGTATTTGCCTACAGGTATGCCCAGTAGAAGGAGCAATTGTTCCAGAAGAACGCCCTGATTTGCAAAAAACACCGTAATATTGCTAATGGCTAATTGCTAATTATTTTAAAGCCATTAGCCACTAGCCATCCTGACCTTAGCCAATCTTCCAATGATTAATGAACCTTTATTAGAAGTTGAAAATGTCCACGCTGGATATGTCAAAGATTTAGATATCCTGCAAGGTATAAATTTTAAGATTTATCCTGGTGAATTGGTTGCCGTAATTGGCCCTAATGGTGCTGGAAAATCAACTCTGGCAAAAACTATCTTTGGGCTATTAACTCCCCATAAAGGGAAAATTACTTTTAATCACGAGAATATTGCTGGCTTAAGGTCGGATCAAATTGTTCAGCGGGGGATGTGCTATGTGCCTCAAATTGCTAATGTTTTCTCCTCGCTGACGGTGGAAGAAAATCTAGAGATGGGTGCGTTTATTCGTAATGTCCCTTTGCCACCTCTGAAAGATAAAATATTTTCTATGTTTCCCGTACTAGCTAATCGTCGTCGTCAGCGTGCGGGAACTCTCTCTGGAGGAGAAAGGCAGATGTTGGCGATGGGAAAGGCTTTGATGTTAGATCCCAGTTTGTTGCTTTTGGATGAGCCTTCCGCCGCTTTGTCTCCCCTACTCGTAAACAATGTTTTTGAGCAGATTCAACTTATCAATCAAACAGGTAAAGCAATTGTGTTGGTAGAGCAGAATGCCCGAAAAGCTCTGGCGATGGCACACCGGGGTTATGTGTTGGATACTGGACGCGATCGCTTCTCAGGCCCCGGTACAGAATTATTAAATGACCCAAAGGTGGGAGAACTTTATCTAGGTGCGGGTAAAGCTCATTAAATTACGTCTATTCCACTCTGGGCTATACAAACATAGTTCGCTTTGACGGATTTTTGGGCGATATTTTTTTTGTATTAAAGCCTATACAAATTTTGCTTTGCAAGGTATATTTATACAATGGGAATCCGTGCGCTCATATATACTAATTAGATTAGCAAATACACAACTTTGTTATCTAAGTTTAGCCAAATCTATTGCTTGTCACCTTTTTCGCAGACAAAAGTCCTAAAAATCTTTTTTCCTAGTATAGATGCGACCATTGTTGACAGAATTACAACCACATTCTGAATAAGTCGCCACAAAATCAAAAAATTTATCTTGGTTGTCTATCACTACATATTTCTAAAGGCGGAGTTACGCATTTCTAATCTGTATACTTAGGATTAGAAATGCGTAACTCCGCCTTTAGACATTCTGGTTTCTATATTCTACTTATGGAGCTAAGCGGATTCGAACCGCTGACCCCCTCAATGCCATTGAGGTGCTCTACCAACTGAGCTATAACCCCGTGCGGTGCTTTATTATTATGCCTCAAATTTTGGTAACTCGTCAAGTTGTTTCCGAAAGACTTTTAATAAAATGAGCAGGGGTGCTGAGCAATATTGTTGATATACCCCATGTAGCTATTCATCAAAAAATATACGACTAACATAGCAGCAGCCGACAACGCCACCAAAGTTCCAGCCAGCATGAGAGAAAATTCCTGTTGGTCGAAGGCTTCCTGCATCAGGTGCAGCGACCATGCCACTAACGCAACATCAAAAATTAAAATACCTATCAACATTTTTTAAGTTTCGTAACACTTCATTTATTCTAATATATACAAATGAACAGATTGATGCTACAAATCGATCGCTTCCTCTCCCTGAAGACAGAGTTTGCACTGCTATTACATACGCACTGGTACTTGATTCTCTGCTAAATAAGTTTTAATTTCTGATACAGTGAGTTCTCCGTAGTGTAACAGGGAAGCAAGAAGAGCAGCTTCCGCTTGACCTTCGGTTACGGCATCATAAATGTGGCTGCAATTTCCCGCCCCGCCGGAGGCAATAACTGGAATCTGCACTTGCTTGGCAATAGTGCGCGTCAAGTCCAAGTCATATCCAGCCTTGGTTCCATCAGCATCCATACTGGTGACAAGTAGTTCACCTGCGCCGCGTTGCTCGACTTCCTTGGCCCAAGCGATCGCATCTATTCCAGTATTTTCTCGCCCACCGCGCACGTAAACATCCCAACCAGGATTAACTGGGTCTTGCCGCCGCCGTGCATCAATTGCTACAACAATACACTGATTACCAAAGCGATCGCTTGCCCGGTTGATAAATTCTGGCTCTCGTACCGCCGCCGAATTTATGCTGACTTTATCCGCTCCCGCCCTTAACAATTGTTTAATAGTCTCTAAGGATTGAATTCCCCCACCTACCGTTAGGGGGATAAACACTTGCTCAGCGGTGCGGTATACGACATCAAAAATAATGTCCCGTTCTTCGTGAGAAGCCGTAATGTCCAGAAACACCAACTCATCCGCACCCGCATCGTTATAAGCTTGTGCCAGTTCCACCGGATCGCCTGCATCTTGGAGGTTGACAAAATTAACACCTTTGACAACTCGCCCCGCTTTCACATCTAAGCAAGGCAGTATTCTTTTTGCCAGCATGACAATCCCCTACAGAATGTAATCATAATGAGAGCCTATCTAATGTAAACCTTTTGTGTCTTCCTACTTAAGTGGTTTTTTTACAACAAATTTTTAATCATGGCGATAATTTCTTCTAAACAACAGTCTCAAGAACCCGAAAAGCAACCTAAACGCTCTCGCGAGTCATCTGGTAGCTATAAATCTCCGAAAGAACCGCCAGAAGAGATTTTGCAGCCAGAAGCGATGCTAGACGAAACCGAGAAGCAGGAAGAAGGACTACGACCAGGGCGACTAGCAGATTATATCGGACAAAAAGACCTCAAGGCAGTTCTAGAGATTGCCATCGAAGCGGCGAAAGGTAGAGGTGAGACGATGGATCACTTACTGCTGTATGGCCCGCCAGGTTTGGGGAAAACAACGATGTCGCTGATTTTGGCGACCGAGATGGGCAGTAGTTGTAAAATTACCTCAGCACCAGCTTTGGAGCGTCCCCGCGATATTGTGGGGATACTAATGAGTCTGAAGCCGGGAGATATTATATTTATTGACGAAATCCATCGATTGAGCCGGATGACAGAGGAATTGCTTTATCCGGCGATGGAGGACTTCCGGT
This genomic window contains:
- a CDS encoding thermonuclease family protein; this translates as MLAGCQAKETPTGVAVKVERVISGQTLEVVDTSKPSALIERVRLLGIEAPDMKQQPWGTAAREKLKQLIGGQIVLLESEGSTKDQFERTLAYVWKDGMLVNEQLVVEGYVYVPRSINNKYEQRLTNAQEFARLMGKGIWNPEKPMRLTPTEFRRQNR
- a CDS encoding inositol monophosphatase family protein — protein: MSNHTPDQLQIFLDIATEAALAGGAVLQAYWGNLEAVQEKGRPGDLVTEADKAAERAILAVITRHFPEHQILAEESGQLGDTTSEYLWAIDPLDGTTNYAHQYPFFSSSVGLLIDGIPQVGVIYDPFHNELFRAAKGLGSTCNRRPIRVSETDQLSKSLLVSGFAYDRRETIDNNYAEFCHLTHLTQGVRRSGSASIDLAHVACGRVDGYWERGLQPWDIAAGIVIVEESGGKLTAYDGSPLVISSGRILATNSYIHSSLSQELSQVTPLSGWESAGNQLTR
- a CDS encoding indolepyruvate ferredoxin oxidoreductase subunit alpha, coding for MPHTIVTNICEGVADCVDACPVACIHEGPSKNTKGTDWYWIDFATCIDCGICLQVCPVEGAIVPEERPDLQKTP
- a CDS encoding 2Fe-2S iron-sulfur cluster-binding protein is translated as MTNYHTIRIHHRQKGTYHELQVPEDRYILSFAEQQGVDLPFSCRNGACTTCAVRVLSGEIHQPEAMGLSPELRDKGYALLCVSYPRSDLEVETQDEDEVYELQFGRYFAKGKVRVGLPLDEE
- a CDS encoding J domain-containing protein, with the translated sequence MSFRIERGLFKLDFIDHHAVLGVPVDAGVNDIRKRYLKIARSLHPDSCKAEKAAEKQYASQLLSKLVNPAYEQLSAERSRAEYVVMLGRMGKRLAGESANIQPQSEIAQKLAAAGGDLDHSYKTALQNLAQKQYESLGQVKEAIAQISELNMVYLRRKESKGEGVKAGTQPAKAAVNSTPTTNTATTSTPGNAGAASGKATGTATGTSLVDPFCRRAEDLISKNQFAKAEIELREALKMEPNNSRCHSLLGMVYLKQDPPKVTMAKVHITQALKLNPQDPMAQEVKQTLEKLTQKTAGSKATTPPKPSAGKPAPGKPEDKSGGFFGMFGKKK
- a CDS encoding ABC transporter ATP-binding protein, which codes for MINEPLLEVENVHAGYVKDLDILQGINFKIYPGELVAVIGPNGAGKSTLAKTIFGLLTPHKGKITFNHENIAGLRSDQIVQRGMCYVPQIANVFSSLTVEENLEMGAFIRNVPLPPLKDKIFSMFPVLANRRRQRAGTLSGGERQMLAMGKALMLDPSLLLLDEPSAALSPLLVNNVFEQIQLINQTGKAIVLVEQNARKALAMAHRGYVLDTGRDRFSGPGTELLNDPKVGELYLGAGKAH
- the hisF gene encoding imidazole glycerol phosphate synthase subunit HisF codes for the protein MLAKRILPCLDVKAGRVVKGVNFVNLQDAGDPVELAQAYNDAGADELVFLDITASHEERDIIFDVVYRTAEQVFIPLTVGGGIQSLETIKQLLRAGADKVSINSAAVREPEFINRASDRFGNQCIVVAIDARRRQDPVNPGWDVYVRGGRENTGIDAIAWAKEVEQRGAGELLVTSMDADGTKAGYDLDLTRTIAKQVQIPVIASGGAGNCSHIYDAVTEGQAEAALLASLLHYGELTVSEIKTYLAENQVPVRM
- a CDS encoding ATP phosphoribosyltransferase regulatory subunit; the protein is MVYQPPSGARDLLPLDVAQKRWIEHRLQQVYHRWGYHRIITSTLERLDTLMAGGAIQRSTVIQIQDAEEGTLGLRPELTASIARASVTRMAGVAYPQRLYYNANVFRRSLGGNYGRREEFYQAGVELLGSGGVLADAEVLLLLRDCMNCLGLSQWRVVLGEAGLTRSLLSPFPAELQDKVRRAIAHLDRITLETLPLSPELRQRALFLFELRGHPAEVLQRVSTLDLAASERNIVNNLKSLVELLADSNFPLTLDLSLIQTFDYYTGIVFEITSDTDAPARILGQGGRYDELLGLYHPQGKTFPSIGFALNIEDLYQVLLSRPGMPRQTPANDWLVVPETPKAYMAAFAYAQTLRDSTHLVRVEMELGERTKEDVREYARSRRISHIAWVKAQGAAEIEAVK